The sequence GAGGAAAATCGTAAGGGCAAGAGTATAGTGGTAGTAAGCCATGATAAAGATTTCACAAGTATATGTGATAAGACTTATGAGATAATAGATAAAAAATTGGAGGTTATTAAATGAAGAAAAGCAAAACTAAGCCAGCCTTATTTATACTAATAGGCTTAATAATTGTAGTTCTTATAGCCTATTTTATAAAAGGAAATAATAAACCATCATCAGTTATAATAGAAAATGATACAAGTCAATCACTTGAAGCTGTAGGCATTTTTGATGATAGCCAAATCCTTATTTGTAAAGACGAAAATAATAATTACCTGATACCAAATAATCTTTTTGCTAATGGGGGAACTTTTAGGATAGTTGCCAAAAAAGATAGAAAGACTTACACTAGTAGAGAAATAACCATTAAAGAGAATGACAAGATAAAGATAAATAATATTAAAGATGATGAGCTTATCTTAAAAAATGAGACTAGTGGAGAAAAAAAGGCATTAGATTTACCAGATATAGAAAATTGGAATATAAGCAAAAATAGTGATAATATTAAGGCGGATTTTAGTTCGGATACAGGCTATAATTATACCTTATATGTACTAGGTAAGGATGGAGAACTTGGAACATCAGCTACTTTAAATAACGGTAAAGAAGTTAGTGCAAGTTGGGAAGCTGGAAAAAATATGACTTCATTGGTTAAGTTTGACTTAAGATAGACTTGAAAAACATTTTCCTTGTGATATAATAATGTTAAGAACTTAATAAATTAGCGCTTATAAGTTTATGGGCGTGATTCGGGGTAAGGTGAAATTCCTAAACCGGCAGTTATAGTCTGCGAGCCTTTATGGTTGATTTGGTGCAATTCCAAAACCGACAGTATAGTCTGGATGAGAGAAGTATACTTTATAATACTTTATTATTTGTTTGAGTTTAAAGACTTAATCTAGTAATTTGGATATTACCCTGAGAAATCGGGGTTATTTTTATGCCCCAAATTAGGAGGTATTTATGAATCAAAGTAGAAGTTCTAGCAAATCATTTTCTTTAGACCGTTTGGTAAAAGTGGGTATTTTGGCTGCACTTGCCTATGTTTTAATGTTTGTGCAAATGCCAATTCCAATAGCACCACCTTTTATGAAACTTGACCTAGCTGATGTGCCGGCCCTAATAGGTGGTTTTGCCATGGGTCCTTGGTATGGAGTTTTGATCCAACTTATCAAAAACGTACTAAACTTATCAAAAACTATGACAGGTGGAGTTGGAGAATTATCAAACTTTATTGTAGGCTCAACTTATGTTTTAGTATCAGCTTATATCTACAAAAACAAAAAGACTAAAAAAACTTCTATAATAGCTTTAGCCTTTGGTGTACTTGCAATGACTGCACTTGCAACCTTATCAAATGCTTTTGTAGTTTTCCCAGTTTATGGAAAAGTAATGCATATGGATCTTGAAGCTTTTGCTGGAATGGTAGGAGGAAATAGCCTAGTAAATAACTATGTTACACTTATGATTTTTTCTATAGCACCATTTAACATAATAAAGGGAGCGGTAGAAGCTATTGTTACTGAGTTAATATATAAGAGGATATCACCAATAATAAAATCACATTAAATTAGATCCCTAGTAATGACCCAGCCCAAAAGTTAGAGTAAATACTAACTTTTGGGACTTGGCGCATAAGGCCAGGGTCTTTTTTTGTTTATAAATCTTCTTATTAATAGTATAATAGATGGATAAAGAGGTTTTATGATAATAAATAATTTGGATGAGATGAAAGATTTTGCTAAGAAATTTGCTTCATCTCTTAAGGAAAATGATTTTATAAATTTAATAGGCGATATGGGGGCTGGGAAAACTACTTTTACTGGCTTTCTTGCTGAAAATTTTGCCATCTACGATTCATCATCTCCAACTTTTGCTCTAGTTAATATCTATGAGGGTGATATTTTGATTTATCACTTGGATTTGTATCGTTTGGATGATCCAGATGAGCTCTTGGATATTGATTATGAAACTTATTTCTATCCACAAGATGCTATTACCATCATAGAATGGGCCGAAAATGCTGGCGAATTCCTGCCGGATGAAATGATTAATCTAGAGATTAAGAAGCTTGATGGTGATAAGAGAGAAGTTACTATAGCGAATGATTCGATAAGGGGGCGTGAAATAAATGAATATCTTGGCAATTGATACTTCAACGATGATTTCTACTGTGACTATTGCAAGTGACAATGAAATCATCGGTGATTTTAATGTAAACCAACAAAAAACTCACAGCGAGTCCTTGGTGCCTATGATTGAAAGTTTATTGGACCTACTTGGAATGGCTATAGATGACATAGACGCTTTTGTGATTTCACAAGGGCCAGGATCTTTTACAGGCCTTAGGATTGGCATGACTGTTGCCAAAACCCTAGCCCAAGTAAATGGCAAAAAACTAATCCCTGTATCCACCCTCCTTGCCCTAGCTAACAACTCATCAAGCAAGTCTTTGAAAGCTCCTATGCTAGATGCTAGGGGAAATAGAGTCTACGCTGCAGTTTATGACAAAGATGACAAGGAGATTATCAAAGAAGACCTATATGAGATAGATGATTTTGTAGAACTTGTTGATGATTTGAAAGAAGAAGTTGAACTAATTGGAGAGATTAGTAGCAAATATTGTGATAGATTTCAAAAGGCAAGAAAACTTCCGATAAACTTTAATAATTGCATAGGTAAGTCACTAATAAAGCTTGGGCTTAGCAATATAGATCAAGATTACAATCTTTTTGAAATCAAGCCAAATTACCTTAGAAAATCTCAGGCGGAAAGAGAATACGAAAAAAAGAACAAGGCATGAGACCATGATAAGAAAAATGCAAACTTATGATATAGACAGAGTCTACGAAATTGAAAACCAGGCATTTTTTGAACCGTGGTCTAAGAAAAACCTCATCAAAGACCTTGAAACAAACACTTTGTTAAAGCACTTTGTCTTTGAAGAAGATGGAGAGATTCTAGGATTTTACATAGCAAGCCAGGTTCTAGATGAGCTAGAAATTTTTACTATTGCTGTTGACAGAGCCTACCATAATCGTGGTATAGGTTCAAAACTTTTGGACCACTTGATGGTTTGGGCCAAGGATGAATCAATCAAAAAGATTTGGCTAGAAGTTTCTACAAAAAACCAAGCTGCAATTAGTCTTTACCAAAAATTTGATTTTAAGGTCATGGGACTTAGGAAAAATTATTACCAAAAACTTGGCGAAGATGCCTACAATATGTTGAAGGAAATATAATGAGCGATTTTTATACTATTGGAATTGAAACAAGTTGTGATGACAGCTGTGTTGCTATTTTAAAAAACGAGAGAGATCTTATAGTAAATTTAATATCATCTCAAATAGATATCCACACCCTATTTGGAGGAGTAGTGCCAGAAATTGCAAGCAGAAAGCACCTAGAAGCTATCAATCCCCTTATAGAAAAGGCCCTAGCTGATGCGAATCTTAGATATAGCGATATTGATTTAATATCTGTCACCAAAGGACCAGGACTTATGGGATCTTTGTTAGTAGGAATTTCTGCAGCTAAGGCCCTATCCCTTGCCGCAAATAAGCCAATGATTGGGGCAAACCACATGGAGGGTCACATTTGTGCCAACTATCTTGCCAATAAGGATTTGAAACCACCCTTTGTAACCTTGGTTGTAAGTGGGGGCCATACATATCTGGTCAAGGTCAAATCCTACACAGACTATGAAGTGGTGGGTAAGACCCGTGATGATGCTGCCGGTGAATCCTATGACAAGGTAGCTAGAAAGATGGGATTAGGCTATCCTGGCGGACCAAAAATTGATAAGCTTGCCAAAGAGGGTGATCCAAAGGCGGTTGATTTTCCAAGAGTTATGCTAGAAAAAGACTCTTATGATTTTTCTTTTTCTGGCCTAAAGACAGCGGTAATCAACTATATGCACCAATTGGAACAAAAAAATATTGACTATAACAAAGCAGATGTTGCAGCAAGTTTCCAAGATGCGGTAGTTGATGTTTTGGTAGCAAAATCAATGAGACTCATTAAAGAAAG comes from Anaerococcus urinomassiliensis and encodes:
- the tsaE gene encoding tRNA (adenosine(37)-N6)-threonylcarbamoyltransferase complex ATPase subunit type 1 TsaE, with product MIINNLDEMKDFAKKFASSLKENDFINLIGDMGAGKTTFTGFLAENFAIYDSSSPTFALVNIYEGDILIYHLDLYRLDDPDELLDIDYETYFYPQDAITIIEWAENAGEFLPDEMINLEIKKLDGDKREVTIANDSIRGREINEYLGN
- a CDS encoding ECF transporter S component — encoded protein: MNQSRSSSKSFSLDRLVKVGILAALAYVLMFVQMPIPIAPPFMKLDLADVPALIGGFAMGPWYGVLIQLIKNVLNLSKTMTGGVGELSNFIVGSTYVLVSAYIYKNKKTKKTSIIALAFGVLAMTALATLSNAFVVFPVYGKVMHMDLEAFAGMVGGNSLVNNYVTLMIFSIAPFNIIKGAVEAIVTELIYKRISPIIKSH
- the rimI gene encoding ribosomal protein S18-alanine N-acetyltransferase, producing MIRKMQTYDIDRVYEIENQAFFEPWSKKNLIKDLETNTLLKHFVFEEDGEILGFYIASQVLDELEIFTIAVDRAYHNRGIGSKLLDHLMVWAKDESIKKIWLEVSTKNQAAISLYQKFDFKVMGLRKNYYQKLGEDAYNMLKEI
- the tsaB gene encoding tRNA (adenosine(37)-N6)-threonylcarbamoyltransferase complex dimerization subunit type 1 TsaB, whose translation is MNILAIDTSTMISTVTIASDNEIIGDFNVNQQKTHSESLVPMIESLLDLLGMAIDDIDAFVISQGPGSFTGLRIGMTVAKTLAQVNGKKLIPVSTLLALANNSSSKSLKAPMLDARGNRVYAAVYDKDDKEIIKEDLYEIDDFVELVDDLKEEVELIGEISSKYCDRFQKARKLPINFNNCIGKSLIKLGLSNIDQDYNLFEIKPNYLRKSQAEREYEKKNKA
- the tsaD gene encoding tRNA (adenosine(37)-N6)-threonylcarbamoyltransferase complex transferase subunit TsaD; its protein translation is MSDFYTIGIETSCDDSCVAILKNERDLIVNLISSQIDIHTLFGGVVPEIASRKHLEAINPLIEKALADANLRYSDIDLISVTKGPGLMGSLLVGISAAKALSLAANKPMIGANHMEGHICANYLANKDLKPPFVTLVVSGGHTYLVKVKSYTDYEVVGKTRDDAAGESYDKVARKMGLGYPGGPKIDKLAKEGDPKAVDFPRVMLEKDSYDFSFSGLKTAVINYMHQLEQKNIDYNKADVAASFQDAVVDVLVAKSMRLIKESGYDKLALSGGVAANSRLRGRLEEACRENNIKFYYPPIELCTDNAAMIAMTGYLHYQSGEVSDKFMKVYPNLEI